A single Triticum dicoccoides isolate Atlit2015 ecotype Zavitan chromosome 2A, WEW_v2.0, whole genome shotgun sequence DNA region contains:
- the LOC119359479 gene encoding uncharacterized protein LOC119359479 — protein sequence MMDWAPVVVGVVLFVVLTPGLLFELPGTYGRIDFGGLRTTGKSIFVHTLVFFTIFAVIILGFEVHIYTGAPS from the coding sequence ATGATGGACTGGGCCCCTGTGGTGGTAGGGGTGGTGTTGTTCGTGGTGCTCACGCCGGGGCTGCTGTTCGAGCTGCCGGGGACGTATGGGAGGATCGACTTCGGCGGCCTCCGCACCACCGGCAAGTCCATCTTCGTCCACACCCTTGTCTTCTTCACCATCTTCGCCGTCATCATCCTCGGGTTCGAAGTCCACATCTACACCGGCGCGCCTAGCTAG
- the LOC119359478 gene encoding uncharacterized protein LOC119359478, which translates to MTKGKHCKRTTNGTEERYKNMSHFPENGSYTDDVMRAASMDSPEATLSAPGSAIPEYDWGGNIYGDDVDLSYGGYSEPLGGNENHVSAVEDLTSVGSPRRKRLRNSKGSDDGSDKTKGKRGKDIVLANLVSVREEEMQTYKEMKTKQIDSYKEIKMAQMERNDPKNDPCGMPNCIQKLRTL; encoded by the coding sequence ATGACAAAAGGCAAGCATTGCAAAAGGACAACTAATGGTACTGAAGAGAGGTACAAGAATATGTCCCATTTTCCTGAAAATGGAAGCTATACTGATGATGTTATGAGGGCTGCTAGTATGGATTCTCCTGAGGCAACACTATCTGCTCCAGGGTCAGCAATCCCAGAATATGACTGGGGCGGAAATATATATGGTGATGATGTTGATTTATCATATGGTGGATATTCAGAACCTTTAGGGGGTAATGAAAATCATGTTTCAGCAGTAGAAGATTTAACAAGTGTGGGTTCACCTCGAAGGAAGAGGCTTCGGAATTCAAAAGGATCTGATGATGGAAGTGACAAAACTAAGGGTAAAAGAGGCAAGGACATTGTGTTGGCCAACTTGGTTTCTGTGAGGGAAGAAGAAATGCAGACTTATAAGGAAATGAAGACAAAACAAATTGACAGCTACAAGGAAATCAAGATGGCCCAAATGGAAAGGAATGACCCCAAAAATGATCCTTGTGGCATGCCAAACTGTATTCAGAAACTTAGaacattgtga